The following proteins are encoded in a genomic region of Pikeienuella piscinae:
- a CDS encoding GntR family transcriptional regulator, with amino-acid sequence MSVKSLDEISHSLAMANGVRGAGPKYRLLYDQILQLIELGRWKAGDRLPPEAEFAQRMPVSLGTVQKALRLLAEDGLLVRRHGDGTYVAAPAVNAAEIRYFRFVDDTGRQLPVYPKVLSVERCGEAGPWCDFFRDEKDFVRITRLVSVNREFSAFGEFYLPASRFAMFLDYTPQALDGVAFTHLLATRFNAPALRISQRIDFAAIPARVCALIGVEPGAAGLLWSNRAHSFRDVPLYFQRFHLPPNGRSLELWDHVA; translated from the coding sequence ACTCCCTCGCCATGGCGAACGGCGTTCGCGGCGCCGGGCCGAAATACCGGCTGCTCTATGACCAGATCCTGCAGCTTATCGAGCTTGGACGCTGGAAGGCGGGCGACCGGCTGCCTCCGGAAGCCGAGTTCGCCCAGCGCATGCCGGTCAGTCTTGGCACCGTGCAGAAGGCGCTGCGGCTCTTGGCCGAGGATGGTCTGCTGGTGCGCCGGCATGGCGACGGCACCTATGTCGCCGCGCCTGCGGTCAACGCCGCTGAAATCCGCTATTTCCGCTTTGTCGATGACACCGGCCGCCAGTTGCCGGTGTATCCCAAGGTGCTGTCCGTCGAGCGCTGCGGCGAGGCGGGACCATGGTGCGACTTTTTCCGTGATGAAAAGGATTTCGTGCGCATTACGCGGCTGGTCAGCGTGAACCGGGAATTCTCCGCCTTTGGCGAGTTCTATCTGCCTGCGAGCCGCTTCGCGATGTTCCTGGACTACACGCCGCAGGCGCTGGACGGCGTCGCTTTCACTCATCTGCTCGCCACGCGCTTCAATGCGCCGGCGCTCCGTATCTCGCAAAGGATCGACTTCGCCGCGATCCCGGCGCGCGTCTGCGCGCTGATCGGGGTCGAGCCCGGCGCCGCCGGCCTTCTGTGGTCGAACCGCGCCCATAGCTTCCGCGACGTGCCGCTCTACTTCCAGCGTTTCCACCTGCCGCCCAACGGCCGCAGTCTGGAGCTGTGGGATCATGTCGCCTAG